The following proteins are co-located in the Portunus trituberculatus isolate SZX2019 chromosome 16, ASM1759143v1, whole genome shotgun sequence genome:
- the LOC123504485 gene encoding vacuolar protein sorting-associated protein 37A-like isoform X1, with the protein MDSSLGSPHSFYPGPHSSVGAMAELASLTRPDLEDLLACEDKLTEFVATLPQMAAARNQCDQLAAQNEAIAKASLERSNEYERSRDATIRKMEELNTLRTKFEEMTVAQQVASEKLAPGNIQESLLICAVQSEEESEKIAENFLQKRIDVDAFLGEYLEKRIETHLRRFKGERLGAQLQELHKAGF; encoded by the exons ATGGATTCATCTTTGGGTTCACCTCATTCCTTCTACCCTGGACCCCACTCCTCAG TTGGGGCAATGGCAGAGTTGGCTTCTTTGACCCGACCTGACTTGGAAGATCTACTAGCCTGCGAGGACAAGCTAACAGAATTTGTGGCAACCTTACCTCAGATGGCAGCTGCCAGAAATCAGTGTGACCAACTGGCAGCTCAGAATGAAGCCATTGCCA AAGCCAGCCTGGAGCGTAGCAATGAGTATGAGCGCAGTCGTGATGCCaccattaggaagatggaagaattgaataCTCTGCGAACAAAGTTTGAGGAAATGACAGTGGCTCAACAAGTGGCCTCAGAAAAGTTGGCTCCAGGAAATATCCAG GAGAGCCTGCTGATCTGTGCTGTTCAatctgaggaggaaagtgagaagatTGCTGAAAATTTCCTACAGAAGCGCATTGATGTTGACGCTTTCCTTGGAGAGTATTTGGAAAAGCGGATA GAAACACACTTGAGGAGATTCAAAGGAGAGAGACTAGGGGCTCAGCTGCAGGAGTTACACAAGGCTGGCTTCTGA
- the LOC123504485 gene encoding vacuolar protein sorting-associated protein 37A-like isoform X2, translated as MDSSLGSPHSFYPGPHSSELASLTRPDLEDLLACEDKLTEFVATLPQMAAARNQCDQLAAQNEAIAKASLERSNEYERSRDATIRKMEELNTLRTKFEEMTVAQQVASEKLAPGNIQESLLICAVQSEEESEKIAENFLQKRIDVDAFLGEYLEKRIETHLRRFKGERLGAQLQELHKAGF; from the exons ATGGATTCATCTTTGGGTTCACCTCATTCCTTCTACCCTGGACCCCACTCCTCAG AGTTGGCTTCTTTGACCCGACCTGACTTGGAAGATCTACTAGCCTGCGAGGACAAGCTAACAGAATTTGTGGCAACCTTACCTCAGATGGCAGCTGCCAGAAATCAGTGTGACCAACTGGCAGCTCAGAATGAAGCCATTGCCA AAGCCAGCCTGGAGCGTAGCAATGAGTATGAGCGCAGTCGTGATGCCaccattaggaagatggaagaattgaataCTCTGCGAACAAAGTTTGAGGAAATGACAGTGGCTCAACAAGTGGCCTCAGAAAAGTTGGCTCCAGGAAATATCCAG GAGAGCCTGCTGATCTGTGCTGTTCAatctgaggaggaaagtgagaagatTGCTGAAAATTTCCTACAGAAGCGCATTGATGTTGACGCTTTCCTTGGAGAGTATTTGGAAAAGCGGATA GAAACACACTTGAGGAGATTCAAAGGAGAGAGACTAGGGGCTCAGCTGCAGGAGTTACACAAGGCTGGCTTCTGA